From Pseudomonas alcaligenes, a single genomic window includes:
- the creC gene encoding two-component system sensor histidine kinase CreC, with amino-acid sequence MPLGVRIFLVYFLFVGLAGWFVLSTVMDEIRPGVRQSTEETLVDTANLLAEILRDEVKSGQLAQSRLPELLKAYGKRQPQAQIWGVEKSAVNHRIYVTDAKGIVLLDSSGVALGQDYSRWNDVYRTLRGEYGARSTREDPQDEDSSVMYVAAPIKDGEQIIGVVSVAKPNRSLQPYIDRSQTRLTWLGAGLIGLGLLIGGVLSWWLSGSLRKLTRYAQAVSQGQRAELPALRGGELTQLAEAVQKMRTELEGKNYVEQYVHTLTHELKSPLAAIRGAAELLEGEMPVEQRQRFVANIASEGARLQQLIERLLNLALVEQRQGLEERVALSPRELVEELLQAQAARIQAGALQVDNRIDAALRVQGERFLLRQALANLLDNALDFTPPGGRLSFSAESGENLLELRLFNQGEAIPDYALARLTERFYSLPRPGSGRKSTGLGLNFVQEVAGLHGGSLQVGNAAGGVLACLRLSTALA; translated from the coding sequence ATGCCGCTAGGTGTACGGATCTTTCTGGTCTACTTCCTGTTCGTCGGCCTGGCCGGCTGGTTCGTGCTGAGCACGGTGATGGACGAGATCCGCCCCGGGGTGCGGCAGAGCACCGAGGAAACCCTGGTCGACACCGCCAACCTGCTGGCGGAGATCCTCCGCGACGAGGTGAAGAGCGGCCAGCTGGCCCAGAGCCGCCTGCCCGAGCTGCTCAAGGCCTATGGCAAGCGCCAGCCGCAGGCGCAGATCTGGGGGGTGGAGAAGAGCGCGGTCAACCACCGCATCTATGTCACCGACGCCAAGGGCATCGTCCTGCTCGACTCCAGCGGCGTGGCCCTGGGCCAGGACTACTCGCGCTGGAACGATGTCTACCGCACCCTGCGCGGCGAGTACGGCGCGCGCTCGACCCGCGAAGACCCGCAGGACGAGGACAGCTCAGTGATGTACGTGGCGGCGCCGATCAAGGATGGCGAGCAGATCATCGGCGTGGTCTCGGTGGCCAAGCCCAACCGCAGCCTGCAGCCTTATATCGATCGTTCGCAGACCCGCCTGACCTGGCTCGGCGCCGGCCTGATCGGCCTCGGCCTGCTGATCGGCGGGGTGCTGTCCTGGTGGCTCAGCGGCTCGCTGCGCAAGCTGACCCGCTATGCCCAGGCGGTCAGCCAGGGCCAGCGCGCCGAACTGCCGGCCCTGCGCGGCGGCGAGCTGACCCAGCTGGCCGAGGCGGTGCAGAAGATGCGCACCGAGCTGGAGGGCAAGAACTATGTCGAGCAGTACGTGCACACCCTGACCCATGAGCTGAAGAGCCCGCTGGCGGCCATCCGCGGCGCCGCCGAACTGCTCGAGGGCGAGATGCCGGTCGAGCAGCGCCAGCGTTTCGTGGCCAATATCGCCAGCGAGGGCGCGCGCCTGCAGCAACTGATCGAGCGCCTGCTCAACCTGGCCCTGGTCGAACAGCGCCAGGGCCTGGAGGAGCGGGTGGCGCTGAGCCCGCGCGAATTGGTCGAGGAGCTGCTGCAGGCCCAGGCCGCGCGCATCCAGGCCGGCGCCCTGCAGGTGGACAACCGCATCGATGCGGCGCTGCGGGTGCAGGGCGAGCGCTTCCTGCTGCGCCAGGCGCTGGCCAACCTGCTGGACAACGCCCTCGACTTCACCCCGCCTGGCGGACGGCTGAGCTTCAGCGCCGAGAGCGGCGAGAACCTGCTGGAGCTGCGCCTGTTCAACCAGGGCGAGGCGATTCCCGACTACGCCCTGGCGCGCCTGACCGAGCGCTTCTATTCCCTGCCGCGTCCCGGTAGCGGGCGCAAGAGCACCGGCCTGGGCCTCAACTTCGTCCAGGAGGTGGCCGGCCTGCATGGCGGCAGCCTGCAGGTGGGCAACGCCGCAGGTGGCGTGCTGGCGTGTTTGCGATTGTCGACGGCGCTTGCCTAG
- a CDS encoding CBS domain-containing protein, producing the protein MKTVADILRSKHHTSIFSVSPTTTVLEAAILMADKGIGALTVMENGQLVGIVTERDYVRRVAALERSAYATNIEEIMTSNLFVVGPRDSNQYCMQLMTEKNLRHLPVVENGQLIGLLSIRDLVRDITSEQESLIEHLQQYIRGA; encoded by the coding sequence ATGAAAACAGTCGCCGACATCCTCAGATCCAAGCATCACACCAGCATTTTCAGCGTCAGCCCGACCACCACGGTGCTCGAGGCGGCGATCCTGATGGCGGACAAGGGCATCGGTGCGCTGACCGTAATGGAGAACGGCCAGCTGGTGGGCATCGTTACCGAGCGCGACTACGTGCGCCGGGTGGCTGCCCTGGAGCGTTCCGCCTATGCCACCAATATCGAAGAGATCATGACCTCCAACCTGTTCGTGGTTGGCCCGCGCGACAGCAACCAGTACTGCATGCAGCTGATGACCGAGAAGAACCTGCGCCACCTGCCGGTGGTGGAGAACGGCCAGCTGATCGGCCTGCTGTCGATCCGCGACCTGGTGCGCGACATCACTTCCGAGCAGGAAAGCCTGATCGAACACCTGCAGCAGTATATCCGCGGCGCCTGA
- the creD gene encoding cell envelope integrity protein CreD, with amino-acid sequence MNRNLLLKLGAIGALILLLMIPILLIDGMISERQDLRDGVVQDIARSSSYNQQITGPVLVVPYRKTVREWKTHNKTGQRYLEESEEHGRLYFLPERFVFNGEVSTELRARGIYQARLYHSSNRISGRFDIPAQLGIDEDFADYRFDTAFLAVGISDIRGIKNDLQLELGSTKVGFLPGSAESRLGAGVHAPLPALNVVAGQSLDFAFDLKLQGTSQLDITPVGRESLVDLKANWPHPSFVGEYLPSEREIDQNGFTARWQTSFFATNLEEALSDCVGEGECMAFNERHFGVSFVDPVDQYLKSDRAIKYALLFIGLTFAGFFLFEVLKRLAVHPVQYGLVGLSLALFYLLLLSLAEHMSFERAYALAASACVLLIGFYVSHVLHSWLRGAGFTAALAALYAMLYALLSAEDYALLMGSLLVFGLLASVMVLTRKLDWYGIGKPAAGPAA; translated from the coding sequence ATGAACCGCAACCTACTACTCAAGCTCGGCGCCATCGGCGCGCTGATTCTCTTGTTGATGATCCCCATCCTGCTGATCGACGGCATGATCAGCGAGCGCCAGGATCTGCGCGATGGCGTGGTGCAGGACATCGCCCGCAGCTCCAGCTACAACCAGCAGATCACCGGCCCGGTGCTGGTGGTGCCGTACCGCAAGACCGTGCGCGAGTGGAAGACCCACAACAAGACCGGCCAGCGCTACCTGGAGGAAAGCGAGGAGCATGGGCGCCTGTACTTCCTGCCCGAGCGCTTCGTGTTCAACGGCGAGGTCAGCACCGAGCTGCGCGCCCGCGGCATCTACCAGGCGCGCCTGTACCACAGCAGCAACCGCATCAGCGGGCGCTTCGACATCCCGGCGCAGCTGGGCATCGACGAGGACTTCGCCGACTACCGCTTCGACACGGCCTTCCTCGCCGTGGGCATCAGCGATATCCGCGGGATCAAGAACGACCTGCAGCTGGAGCTGGGCAGCACCAAGGTCGGCTTCCTCCCTGGCAGTGCCGAATCGCGCCTGGGCGCCGGCGTACATGCCCCGCTGCCGGCGCTGAACGTGGTCGCCGGGCAGAGCCTGGACTTCGCCTTCGACCTCAAGCTGCAGGGCACCAGCCAGCTCGACATCACCCCGGTGGGCCGCGAGAGCCTGGTCGACCTCAAGGCCAACTGGCCGCACCCGAGCTTCGTCGGTGAGTACCTGCCGAGCGAGCGCGAGATCGACCAGAACGGCTTTACCGCACGCTGGCAGACTAGCTTCTTCGCCACCAACCTGGAAGAGGCCCTGAGCGATTGTGTCGGTGAGGGCGAATGCATGGCCTTCAACGAGCGCCACTTCGGCGTCAGCTTCGTCGACCCGGTCGACCAGTACCTGAAGAGCGACCGCGCGATCAAATACGCCCTGCTGTTCATCGGCCTGACCTTCGCCGGCTTCTTCCTCTTCGAAGTGCTCAAGCGCCTGGCCGTGCACCCGGTGCAGTACGGCCTGGTCGGCCTGTCGCTGGCGCTGTTCTACCTGCTGCTGCTGTCGCTGGCCGAGCACATGAGCTTCGAGCGCGCTTATGCCTTGGCGGCCTCGGCCTGCGTGCTGCTGATCGGCTTCTACGTCAGTCACGTGCTGCACAGCTGGTTGCGCGGTGCCGGTTTCACCGCCGCCCTGGCCGCCCTCTACGCGATGCTCTACGCCCTGCTCAGCGCCGAGGATTACGCCCTGCTGATGGGTTCGCTGCTGGTGTTCGGCCTGCTCGCCAGCGTCATGGTGCTGACCCGCAAACTCGACTGGTACGGCATCGGCAAACCGGCCGCCGGCCCTGCCGCCTGA
- a CDS encoding glutathione S-transferase yields MSTMTLFHSPSSPFVRKVMVVLHETGQLDRVALQNAQLTPINPDAGVVASNPAGKLPALRLADGSVLHDSRVICEYLDQQHVGAPLLPASGSARWRRLTLASLADAILDAAVLSRYESFLRPADKRWDAWLDGQSEKIERSLSYFEHEALAEIRSHFDIAAIGLACALGYLDLRQPELGWRQRFPGLAGWFAEVSQRPSLQATAPL; encoded by the coding sequence ATGAGCACCATGACCCTGTTCCACTCGCCCTCCTCGCCCTTCGTGCGCAAGGTGATGGTGGTTCTCCACGAGACCGGCCAACTCGACCGTGTGGCCCTGCAGAATGCCCAGCTCACCCCGATCAACCCGGATGCCGGCGTGGTCGCCAGCAACCCGGCCGGCAAGCTCCCCGCCCTGCGCCTGGCCGACGGCTCAGTGCTGCACGACAGCCGGGTGATCTGCGAATACCTCGACCAGCAGCATGTTGGCGCCCCACTGCTGCCAGCGAGCGGCAGCGCGCGCTGGCGGCGCCTGACCCTGGCCTCGCTGGCCGACGCCATCCTCGATGCCGCCGTGCTCAGCCGCTACGAGAGCTTCCTGCGCCCCGCGGACAAGCGCTGGGACGCCTGGCTGGACGGCCAGAGCGAGAAGATCGAACGCAGCCTGAGCTACTTCGAGCACGAGGCCCTGGCGGAAATCCGCAGTCACTTCGATATCGCCGCCATCGGCCTGGCCTGCGCCCTCGGCTACCTCGACCTGCGCCAGCCGGAGCTGGGCTGGCGCCAGCGCTTCCCGGGGCTGGCCGGCTGGTTCGCCGAGGTCAGCCAGCGCCCGTCGCTGCAGGCCACCGCGCCGCTCTAA
- a CDS encoding PolC-type DNA polymerase III — protein sequence MKLFTWLQRGAPPLNERQQQRCARLQAPAGLDERPLQQQRIVVLDLETSGLDLQRDQLLAIGAVVIEDGAIDFSQQYEATLCRAGHQASASTLIHGLAPSAIAAGSEPAEALLGFMEFLGDSPLLAFHAAFDQHMLARALKQSLGLRLRHPFLDVAELAPLLCAEAPPRCHDLDDWLQHFQLQVSNRHHASADALATAELALILLSRAKRQGLDGLAALQRAVQARRQRLQAPSL from the coding sequence ATGAAACTGTTTACCTGGCTGCAGCGCGGCGCCCCGCCACTGAACGAGCGCCAGCAGCAGCGCTGCGCCCGCCTGCAGGCACCGGCGGGCCTCGACGAGCGGCCGCTGCAGCAGCAGCGCATCGTCGTCCTCGACCTGGAAACCAGCGGCCTCGACCTGCAGCGCGATCAGTTGCTGGCCATCGGCGCGGTGGTGATCGAAGACGGCGCCATCGACTTCAGCCAGCAGTACGAAGCCACCCTGTGCCGCGCCGGCCACCAGGCCAGCGCCAGCACCCTGATCCACGGCCTCGCGCCCAGCGCCATCGCCGCCGGCAGCGAACCGGCCGAGGCGCTGCTGGGTTTCATGGAGTTCCTCGGCGACAGCCCGCTGCTGGCCTTCCACGCTGCCTTCGACCAGCACATGCTGGCCCGCGCCCTGAAGCAGAGCCTCGGCCTGCGCCTGCGCCATCCGTTCCTCGATGTCGCCGAACTGGCGCCGTTGCTGTGCGCCGAAGCGCCGCCGCGCTGCCACGACCTGGACGACTGGCTGCAGCACTTCCAGCTGCAGGTCAGCAACCGCCACCACGCCAGCGCCGACGCCCTGGCCACCGCCGAGCTGGCGCTGATCCTGCTCAGCCGCGCGAAGCGCCAGGGGCTCGACGGCCTGGCCGCCCTGCAACGCGCCGTGCAGGCCCGCCGCCAACGCCTGCAAGCCCCTTCGCTATGA
- a CDS encoding DUF294 nucleotidyltransferase-like domain-containing protein, whose protein sequence is MQTKQGLAASKSAVLQNIHGTMELLRKYPPFNQMESAHLAYLVEHCLLRFYAAGESIIRPDDGPVQHFYIVKQGRVVGERPHSARRGSESTFEIAGGECFPLAALLGERATRTEHLAGEDTFCLLLPKDAFARLFAQSAPLRDFALRGVSSLLDQVNQQVQLRAAESLGAQYSLDTPLRELAMQQPVSCMAATPTREAVRRMHEQHVGSIVIVDADNRPQGIFTLRDLRRVVAAGSSLEQPISALMTQQPFHLAPGASAFDAALAMTERHIAHVCLVEDGRLLGVVSERDLFSLQRVDLVHLARTIRHAPRIDTLAALRHDIHLLVERMLAHGASSTQITQLITLLNDHTVSRVIELTLEEMGDPGVPFTWLCFGSEGRREQTLHTDQDNGILFEAADDQAEAIRQRLLPLAQRINQELARCGFSLCSGNIMAGNPQLCLSRHEWTRRFSRQVREATAQNLLESSIYFDLRVVWGDELGARLLRQHLLAEIADHSLFQRHLALSALQFRPPLGRLRDFVVARKGADKDTLDLKAEGLTPFVDGARVLALAHGVSECNTQQRFAELVRRGVIDALDGAAFEEAYHFIQQTRLQLHQQQASQNLPFSNRLDPDSLNHLDRRILRESFRQAQRLQASLSLRYQL, encoded by the coding sequence ATGCAGACCAAGCAAGGCCTGGCCGCCAGCAAGAGCGCGGTGCTGCAGAACATCCATGGCACCATGGAGCTGCTGCGCAAGTACCCGCCGTTCAACCAGATGGAAAGTGCCCACCTGGCCTACCTGGTGGAGCACTGCCTGCTGCGTTTCTACGCGGCCGGCGAAAGCATCATCCGCCCGGACGACGGCCCGGTGCAGCACTTCTATATCGTCAAGCAGGGCCGGGTGGTGGGCGAGCGCCCGCACTCGGCACGGCGCGGCAGCGAGAGTACCTTCGAGATCGCCGGCGGCGAATGCTTCCCCCTCGCCGCCCTGCTCGGCGAGCGCGCCACCCGCACCGAGCACCTGGCCGGCGAAGACACCTTCTGCCTGCTGCTACCCAAGGACGCCTTCGCCCGCCTGTTCGCCCAGTCCGCGCCGCTACGCGACTTCGCCCTGCGCGGGGTGTCCAGCCTGCTCGACCAGGTCAACCAGCAGGTGCAGTTGCGCGCGGCGGAAAGCCTCGGCGCGCAGTACTCGCTGGACACGCCACTGCGTGAGCTGGCCATGCAGCAGCCGGTCAGCTGCATGGCCGCCACGCCGACCCGCGAGGCGGTGCGGCGCATGCACGAACAGCATGTCGGCAGCATCGTCATCGTCGATGCCGACAACCGCCCGCAAGGCATCTTCACCCTGCGCGACCTGCGCCGGGTGGTGGCCGCCGGCAGCTCGCTGGAGCAGCCGATCAGCGCGCTGATGACCCAGCAGCCGTTCCACCTGGCTCCCGGCGCCAGCGCCTTCGACGCCGCCCTGGCAATGACCGAGCGGCATATCGCGCATGTCTGCCTGGTCGAGGACGGGCGCCTGCTCGGCGTGGTCAGCGAGCGCGACCTGTTCTCCCTGCAACGGGTCGACCTAGTGCACCTGGCCCGCACCATCCGCCATGCGCCGCGCATCGACACGCTGGCCGCGCTGCGCCACGACATCCACCTGCTGGTCGAGCGCATGCTGGCCCACGGCGCCAGCTCGACGCAGATCACCCAGCTGATCACCCTGCTCAACGACCATACCGTGAGCCGGGTGATCGAGCTGACGCTGGAGGAAATGGGCGACCCCGGCGTGCCGTTTACCTGGCTGTGCTTCGGCAGCGAAGGCCGCCGCGAGCAGACCCTGCACACCGACCAGGACAACGGCATCCTGTTCGAGGCCGCCGACGACCAGGCCGAGGCCATCCGCCAGCGCCTGCTGCCGCTGGCCCAGCGGATCAACCAGGAACTGGCGCGCTGCGGCTTCAGCCTGTGCAGCGGCAATATCATGGCCGGCAACCCGCAGCTGTGCCTGTCGCGCCATGAATGGACACGCCGCTTCAGCCGCCAGGTACGCGAGGCAACGGCGCAGAACCTGCTGGAATCGAGTATCTACTTCGACCTGCGCGTGGTCTGGGGCGACGAACTGGGCGCCCGCCTGCTGCGCCAGCACCTGCTCGCCGAGATCGCCGACCACAGCCTGTTCCAGCGCCACCTGGCGCTGAGCGCCCTGCAGTTCCGCCCGCCGCTGGGGCGCCTGCGCGACTTCGTGGTGGCGCGCAAGGGCGCCGACAAGGACACCCTCGACCTCAAGGCCGAGGGCCTCACCCCCTTCGTCGACGGCGCCCGCGTGCTAGCCCTGGCCCACGGCGTGAGCGAGTGCAATACCCAGCAGCGCTTCGCCGAACTGGTGCGCCGCGGGGTCATCGACGCGCTGGACGGCGCTGCCTTTGAAGAGGCCTACCACTTCATCCAGCAGACCCGCCTGCAGCTGCACCAGCAGCAGGCCAGCCAGAACCTGCCGTTCTCCAACCGCCTCGATCCGGACAGCCTCAACCACCTGGATCGGCGCATCCTGCGCGAGTCGTTCCGCCAGGCCCAGCGCCTGCAGGCCAGCCTGAGCCTGCGCTACCAGCTATGA
- a CDS encoding YbfB/YjiJ family MFS transporter, translating into MKLAAPLAAALLLAIGMGFGRFAFTGLYPLMLADGLLSLQSGSLAASANYAGYLLGALLLARSGASEASRLCQWALGGTLLCLAALAWIEQPGLILLIRFTAGLFSAMALVGASLWLLQAAGQPRQAPLLFAGVGLGILLSAELIASGHAAGLHSQALWLGLALAALLLGVPAWWQLRRQPVPSKAGAGAEAATPDSLGPRRLVLIYGLAGFGYIITATYLPLLLQGSLGTIDPLQIWAAFGLGAIPSCFLWHAARQRLGTPRSLALNLLLQAAGVLLPVFSHAAWASLGSAILVGATFMGTVTIAMPAAQAWARQVRFNMPATMTAAYGLGQIAGPLLAAALYTRSHSFSPALLVAAATLGSAALLCRSRPAT; encoded by the coding sequence ATGAAACTGGCCGCGCCACTCGCTGCCGCGCTGCTGCTGGCCATCGGCATGGGCTTCGGCCGCTTCGCCTTTACCGGCCTCTACCCGCTGATGCTCGCCGACGGCCTGCTCAGCCTGCAGTCCGGCTCGCTGGCGGCCTCGGCCAACTATGCCGGCTACCTGCTCGGCGCCCTGCTGCTGGCGCGCAGCGGCGCCAGCGAGGCCTCGCGCCTGTGCCAGTGGGCGCTGGGCGGCACCCTGCTGTGCCTGGCGGCGCTGGCCTGGATCGAGCAGCCGGGGCTGATCCTGCTGATCCGCTTCACCGCCGGCCTGTTCAGCGCCATGGCCCTGGTCGGCGCCTCGTTGTGGCTGCTGCAGGCCGCCGGCCAGCCACGCCAGGCACCGCTGCTGTTTGCCGGGGTCGGCCTGGGCATCCTGCTGTCGGCCGAGCTGATCGCCAGCGGCCACGCCGCTGGCCTGCACAGTCAGGCGCTGTGGCTGGGCCTGGCGCTCGCCGCGCTGCTGCTCGGCGTGCCGGCCTGGTGGCAACTGCGCCGGCAACCCGTGCCGAGCAAGGCCGGGGCCGGCGCGGAGGCCGCCACCCCCGACAGTCTGGGGCCACGGCGCCTGGTGCTGATCTACGGCCTGGCCGGCTTCGGCTACATCATCACCGCCACCTACCTGCCACTGTTGCTGCAGGGCAGCCTCGGCACCATCGACCCGCTGCAGATCTGGGCCGCCTTCGGCCTCGGCGCGATTCCCTCGTGCTTCCTCTGGCATGCCGCGCGGCAACGCCTGGGCACGCCGCGCAGCCTGGCGCTGAACCTGCTGCTGCAGGCCGCCGGCGTGCTGTTGCCGGTATTCAGCCACGCGGCCTGGGCCAGCCTGGGCAGCGCCATTCTGGTCGGCGCCACCTTCATGGGCACGGTGACCATCGCCATGCCGGCGGCGCAGGCCTGGGCCCGCCAGGTGCGCTTCAACATGCCGGCAACCATGACCGCCGCCTATGGCCTGGGGCAGATCGCCGGGCCGCTGCTGGCCGCCGCGCTGTACACCCGCAGCCACAGTTTCAGCCCGGCGCTGCTGGTGGCGGCGGCCACCCTGGGCAGCGCTGCCCTGCTCTGTCGCAGCCGGCCTGCGACCTAG
- a CDS encoding LysR substrate-binding domain-containing protein, whose product MDLSTLTIFRTVALEQSVTRAAQRLERVQSNVTTRIRQLEDDLGVALFFREGKRMRLTEQGQEFLAYAERLLALADEARQAMHPQQPGGTLRLGSMESTAAARLPTPLARFHQAYPQVSLEVSSGPSQPLLDAVLARRLDCALIAAPTSWAGQRWVVEELDQGLLSQAVFREELLLLLPPGHPPVNGPEDVQLRTLAGFAQGCTYRQIAQSWLNSAGSPVRVQEVGSYHTILACVAAGSCVGIVPRSLLDLLREPPAVQCVPLLSVDTLLVWRGDYRSAAFEQWRATLQAP is encoded by the coding sequence ATGGATCTCTCGACGCTGACCATCTTTCGCACCGTGGCCCTGGAGCAGAGCGTCACCCGCGCCGCCCAGCGCCTGGAGCGCGTGCAGTCCAACGTGACCACGCGCATCCGCCAGCTGGAGGACGACCTCGGCGTGGCGCTGTTCTTCCGCGAAGGCAAGCGCATGCGCCTGACCGAGCAGGGCCAGGAGTTCCTCGCCTACGCCGAACGCCTGCTGGCCCTGGCCGACGAAGCGCGCCAGGCCATGCACCCGCAGCAGCCGGGCGGCACCCTGCGCCTGGGCAGCATGGAAAGCACCGCGGCGGCGCGCCTGCCCACGCCGCTGGCGCGCTTTCACCAGGCCTACCCGCAGGTCAGCCTGGAGGTCAGCAGCGGGCCCAGCCAGCCACTGCTCGACGCCGTGCTGGCGCGGCGCCTGGACTGCGCGCTGATCGCCGCGCCGACCAGTTGGGCGGGCCAGCGCTGGGTGGTCGAGGAGCTGGATCAGGGCCTGCTCAGCCAGGCAGTGTTCCGCGAGGAACTGCTGCTGCTCCTGCCGCCCGGCCATCCGCCGGTCAACGGCCCCGAGGACGTGCAGTTGCGTACCCTGGCCGGCTTCGCCCAGGGCTGCACCTACCGGCAGATCGCCCAGAGCTGGCTGAACAGTGCCGGCAGCCCGGTACGGGTGCAGGAAGTCGGCTCCTACCACACCATCCTCGCCTGCGTGGCGGCTGGCTCCTGCGTCGGCATAGTGCCGCGCTCGCTGCTCGATCTGCTGCGCGAACCGCCGGCCGTGCAATGCGTGCCGCTGCTCAGCGTCGACACCCTGCTGGTCTGGCGCGGCGACTACCGCAGCGCCGCCTTCGAGCAGTGGCGCGCCACGCTGCAAGCCCCATGA
- a CDS encoding nitronate monooxygenase family protein, which produces MAASRITELLAIEHPIIQAPMVGVSTPALAAAVSNAGGLGSLGLGASTVEQARALIGETRALTARPFNLNLFCHRPARADAAREAAWLQRLRPLFDEFAGEPPAQLREIYRSFLDDPGMLELLLEQRPAVVSFHFGLPPQAWIDALKGAGIRLLACVTTGHEASLAEAAGVDALVAQGIEAGGHRGVFAPEQGDAGIGTLALVRLLCCQSALPVIAAGGIMDGAGIRAALALGAAGVQLGTAFVLCPESAANAAYRAALQSERAQCTQITANISGRPARGLVNRLYGDFATPLPDYPIAYDAAKALHALASARGCHDFAAHWAGQGAPLARALPAAELMALLIAEML; this is translated from the coding sequence ATGGCTGCGTCGCGCATCACCGAACTGCTCGCTATCGAGCACCCGATCATCCAGGCCCCGATGGTCGGGGTCTCGACCCCGGCGCTGGCCGCCGCGGTGAGCAATGCCGGCGGCCTGGGTTCGCTGGGCCTGGGCGCCAGCACGGTGGAACAGGCCCGTGCGCTGATCGGCGAAACCCGTGCGCTGACCGCGCGGCCGTTCAACCTCAACCTGTTCTGCCACCGCCCGGCCCGGGCCGACGCTGCCCGCGAGGCGGCCTGGCTGCAGCGCCTGCGCCCGCTGTTCGACGAGTTCGCTGGCGAGCCGCCAGCGCAGCTGCGCGAGATCTACCGCAGCTTCCTTGATGACCCGGGCATGCTCGAGTTGCTGCTGGAACAGCGCCCGGCGGTGGTCAGCTTTCATTTCGGCCTGCCGCCGCAGGCCTGGATCGACGCCCTCAAGGGCGCCGGCATCCGCCTGCTGGCCTGCGTCACCACTGGCCATGAGGCGAGCCTCGCCGAGGCGGCCGGGGTCGATGCACTGGTGGCCCAGGGCATCGAGGCCGGCGGCCATCGCGGCGTATTCGCCCCGGAGCAGGGCGATGCCGGCATCGGCACCCTGGCCCTGGTGCGCCTGCTGTGCTGCCAGTCGGCGCTGCCGGTGATCGCTGCCGGCGGCATCATGGACGGCGCCGGCATCCGCGCCGCTCTGGCCCTGGGCGCGGCGGGCGTGCAACTGGGGACGGCCTTCGTGCTGTGTCCGGAGTCGGCGGCCAACGCTGCCTACCGGGCGGCGCTGCAGAGCGAGCGGGCGCAGTGCACGCAGATCACCGCGAACATTTCCGGGCGGCCGGCGCGCGGCCTGGTCAACCGCCTGTACGGCGATTTCGCCACGCCGCTGCCGGACTATCCGATCGCTTATGATGCGGCCAAGGCCCTGCATGCCCTGGCCAGCGCCCGCGGCTGCCACGACTTCGCCGCCCACTGGGCGGGGCAGGGTGCACCCCTGGCGCGCGCCCTGCCGGCCGCCGAGCTGATGGCGTTACTGATTGCCGAGATGCTGTGA
- a CDS encoding LysR family transcriptional regulator — protein sequence MKLHQLRAIVAICESGSIQEASRLLHISQPALSKGIKELEAELGVPLLVRSNRGITATEFGERLVRRARLILEEVRRAREEIDTLKGVMDGKVAIGVSPVTPGAQFISSLNRYRKRYPKVQVQIHELRPSKLMEGLREGQLDLVLTSLPESRSADGFHWTELYAQPAVLAVRKGHPRRDARSLRELVDEEWLLQDSLEQSKVGMMFVDNGIDYPHNVTECASVVLFSELAVNSDAVSYWSQRLLDHVQKLGQELDALNLVEAVPPMNISLVCRDQELMTREAKALADELIYAHTSPHARAQDGASACK from the coding sequence ATGAAGTTGCATCAACTGCGCGCCATAGTCGCGATCTGTGAAAGTGGCAGCATCCAGGAGGCCTCGCGCCTGCTGCACATTTCCCAACCGGCCCTGTCGAAGGGCATCAAGGAGCTCGAGGCCGAGCTGGGCGTGCCGTTGCTGGTACGTTCCAACCGCGGCATCACCGCCACCGAGTTCGGCGAGCGCCTGGTGCGCCGGGCCCGACTGATCCTCGAAGAGGTGCGCCGGGCCCGCGAGGAAATCGACACCCTCAAGGGGGTGATGGACGGCAAGGTGGCGATCGGCGTGTCGCCGGTGACGCCGGGCGCGCAGTTCATCAGCAGCCTCAACCGTTACCGCAAGCGTTACCCCAAGGTGCAGGTGCAGATCCACGAGCTGCGTCCGTCCAAGCTGATGGAGGGTCTGCGCGAAGGCCAGCTCGACCTGGTGCTGACCTCGCTGCCGGAGTCGCGCAGTGCCGACGGCTTCCACTGGACCGAGCTGTACGCCCAGCCGGCGGTGCTGGCGGTGCGCAAGGGTCATCCGCGGCGCGATGCGCGCTCGCTGCGCGAGCTGGTCGACGAGGAGTGGCTGCTGCAGGACTCTCTGGAGCAGTCCAAGGTCGGCATGATGTTCGTCGACAACGGCATCGACTACCCGCACAACGTCACCGAGTGCGCCTCGGTGGTGCTGTTTTCCGAGCTGGCGGTCAATTCCGATGCGGTCAGCTACTGGTCGCAGCGCCTGCTCGACCATGTGCAGAAGCTCGGCCAGGAACTCGACGCGCTGAACCTGGTGGAAGCGGTGCCGCCAATGAACATCTCCCTGGTCTGTCGCGACCAGGAACTGATGACCCGCGAGGCCAAGGCCCTGGCCGACGAGCTGATCTACGCCCACACCAGCCCGCACGCGCGCGCCCAGGATGGCGCATCGGCCTGCAAATAG